A region from the Rosa rugosa chromosome 6, drRosRugo1.1, whole genome shotgun sequence genome encodes:
- the LOC133716834 gene encoding two-component response regulator-like PRR37, which produces MCKLAKWGKFGSLGEGQGILKQDEVQVTDNVQILNDAQAEAVQVQVLSQSGQQSSEQQLQDPSLCWEGFLPTKSLKVLVAEDDDSTRCVICALLQKYGYEAVASGLQAWSISKDHSNHVDLVLTEVVMPGPSGIYLLSKMMSHKTRKDIPVISEYISQTFLSIKLRILKLITNRTFNNLIDTIAAKPGEFCAMMSSNDSLSMVFKCLSKGAVDFLVKPIRKNELKNLSQHAWRKCRGSSGSASENGVQTQKTTSTSVEESNKNTGSNHEDDNEIIGVNSRDESD; this is translated from the exons ATGTGCAAGCTAGCGAAATGGGGAAAGTTCGG GAGCTTGGGAGAGGGCCAAGGGATCTTAAAGCAAGATGAAGTGCAGGTTACTGACAATGTGCAAATCTTAAATGATGCACAAGCAGAAGCAGTCCAGGTTCAGGTCCTCAGTCAGTCCGGCCAGCAGAGTTCGGAACAACAGCTTCAAGACCCTTCTCTTTGCTGGGAAGGGTTCCTGCCAACCAAGTCTCTCAAGGTTTTGGTAGCGGAAGATGATGATTCAACTCGCTGTGTCATTTGTGCATTACTGCAGAAGTATGGCTATGAAG CTGTAGCTAGTGGACTGCAAGCTTGGAGTATATCAAAAGATCATAGTAATCATGTCGATCTTGTTTTAACTGAGGTTGTCATGCCTGGTCCATCAGGCATTTACCTCCTAAGCAAGATGATGAGCCACAAAACTCGCAAGGATATTCCTGTGATTAGTGAGTATATTTCTCAGACATTTTTGTCCATAAAACTGAGGATCCTAAAACTGATTACCAATAGAACATTTAACAACTTAATTGACACTATAGCTGCTAAACCTGGTGAGTTTTGTGCAATGATGTCATCTAATGATTCTTTGAGTATGGTGTTTAAGTGTCTATCGAAGGGTGCAGTTGACTTTTTAGTGAAGCCTATTCGAAAAAACGAGCTTAAAAATCTTTCGCAGCATGCTTGGAGGAAATGCCGGGGC TCCAGTGGTAGTGCAAGTGAAAATGGTGTCCAGACTCAAAAAACTACGTCGACAAGTGTTGAAGAGTCAAACAAGAACACTGGCAGTAATCATGAAGATGACAATGAAATCATTGGTGTTAATTCTAGGGATGAAAGTGACTAA
- the LOC133715862 gene encoding zinc finger BED domain-containing protein DAYSLEEPER-like, translating into MTDQSAQQDESRKRARDKEKEEEHPKKLKPYNDEGDSDDDTYPLKRRLILQGIRELYAGHTARFLANQRLTTPIPSRSSVNPCDSKKQSLSELIHGVPGRISLSLDLWTSSNHQDYYVVLTGHFTDDGDWNLHRRILNLVAIPSASLEDVVHQAILPSASLEDVVHQAILTCVSNWNLNGRLFALTVDHSLCSSIENLEQLHTQLLIRHCYARVISGLAQDALGSMSPTITKIRESIKFVKSSEFRYTKFLELKQHLDIRSKKKLFIDEQTKWDTTYHMLVAALKLKNVFGGLSSYDPDFKIDVSPEEWKQVETLLTYMKYFFDAANMVNAHQYPCANAFFTVVAKIQEELMRAATSEDSFLKLLTTPLLQKFEKYWENCYIILAVAVVFDPRLKMAMVQKVFYQIYGENAVTRMEIVRNALSDLWFQYALPEETPTENEGVSTIKTEPPTASQGEQPLDRTSNTDFDMMMLSWFERQRAPKKKTSELDQYLEETLYEVPVKDFDVLVWWMQNKARYPTLSRMASDVLAIPLSTLDSDFVFDTATFKTMDSSLSPSTLEALICDKDWLK; encoded by the exons ATGACAGACCAGTCCGCCCAACAG GATGAATCTAGGAAGAGAGCAAGGGAcaaggagaaggaggaagagCACCCTAAGAAATTGAAACCATATAATGATGAAGGCGATTCTGATGATGATACGTATCCTTTGAAGAGGAGATTGATTTTGCAGGGGATAAGGGAGCTCTATGCTGGTCATACTGCTAGATTCCTGGCCAATCAGCGATTAACGACACCTATTCCATCCAGAAGTAGTGTCAATCCATGTGATTCAAAGAAGCAAAGCCTTAGTGAACTTATCCATGGAGTTCCCGGACGGATCAGTCTTTCACTGGACTTGTGGACTAGTTCAAATCATCAGGATTATTATGTGGTCTTAACAGGACACTTCACAGATGATGGTGACTGGAATTTACATCGCCGAATCCTCAATCTTGTTGCCATACCATCTGCTTCTCTTGAGGACGTCGTTCACCAAGCTATTTTGCCATCTGCTTCTCTTGAGGACGTAGTTCACCAAGCTATTTTGACATGTGTTTCCAATTGGAATCTGAACGGGAGGTTGTTTGCCCTCACTGTTGATCACTCCTTATGCTCCTCCATTGAAAATCTTGAACAACTCCATACTCAGCTGCTAATACGACATTGCTATGCTCGTGTTATTAGTGGTCTAGCCCAAGATGCACTTGGGTCAATGAGCCCAACTATAACAAAGATTCGGGAAAGCATCAAATTTGTGAAATCTTCAGAATTCCGTTATACAAAGTTTCTTGAGTTGAAGCAGCATCTTGATATTCGTAGCAAAAAGAAGCTTTTCATTGATGAGCAGACTAAATGGGACACCACTTACCATATGCTAGTTGCTGCATTGAAATTGAAGAATGTGTTTGGTGGCTTGAGTTCATATGATCCTGATTTCAAGATAGATGTATCTCCGGAGGAATGGAAGCAAGTAGAAACTCTACTCACATACATGAAGTATTTCTTCGATGCAGCCAACATGGTGAATGCCCACCAATATCCTTGTGCAAATGCATTCTTCACTGTAGTAGCAAAAATTCAAGAGGAACTGATGCGTGCAGCTACTAGTGAGGATTCATTTCTCAAACTTTTGACCACACCTCTACTCCAAAAGTTTGAAAAGTATTGGGAAAACTGCTACATTATTTTAGCAGTTGCTGTAGTTTTCGATCCGAGGCTCAAAATGGCAATGGTACAGAAGGTCTTCTATCAAATCTATGGTGAGAATGCAGTGACACGGATGGAGATTGTTCGTAATGCACTTTCTGACCTATGGTTTCAATATGCTTTGCCAGAAGAAACACCAACAGAAAATGAGGGTGTGAGCACCATCAAAACAGAGCCTCCAACTGCATCACAGGGAGAACAGCCTCTTGATCGTACTTCCAATACtgattttgatatgatgatgcTTTCATGGTTTGAACGCCAAAGAGCCCCCAAGAAGAAGACTTCGGAGTTGGACCAATATTTGGAAGAGACTTTATACGAGGTACCGGTTAAAGACTTTGATGTTCTGGTTTGGTGGATGCAAAACAAGGCCCGGTACCCGACTCTCTCTAGGATGGCTTCTGATGTCTTGGCCATACCACTGTCCACTCTTGATTCGGATTTTGTTTTTGACACTGCAACGTTCAAAACTATGGATAGTTCCTTGAGTCCCTCAACTCTTGAGGCTCTCATCTGTGACAAGGATTGGCTTAAGTAG